In Astatotilapia calliptera chromosome 20, fAstCal1.2, whole genome shotgun sequence, one genomic interval encodes:
- the xpc gene encoding DNA repair protein complementing XP-C cells isoform X1, which produces MARRRECANTGGDTKKLKQVLKAKSCGAKTRAKKKNAGEDIKDKEEKIERKVIPKPRAPSKRAAGNKLSSQSDTSSAVNTSKYFESPIMEENDSEDDFDMVTSPPRLKVNTKKPEKEEEEEGEDSEEEDEDDWEEVEELAEPLGPLEPLEPVLPSEPVEIEIETPEVRKRQKKQAELETYLRRMVNRYKKDLLIDTHKVHLMCLIASAMFRNRLCSEPDLLAITLSLLPAHFTMAAKRIDQNYLSGLLKWFRATFTLNSSLPCEEVPDPQRLLERRLASLSARNHEEMTHLFLLVLRSLQLFCRLVLSLQPIPFKAPSAKAKGARTSAGAPEKSNTSKESSKTNSPEPKISPGTKRPAGGRTIKGDVGGKKAKKKEKDEEEEKKVVVSGGQRPKNSKRRSVASKVSYKEESNSEGEEDGGLSDEDEFQATSEDDSEDSESGVKSKKGNKGKGKAKGTRSRNTAAPKRRSSGGKKQVKDEEDGDLEEEEEEGGEGTTSNGTKRRSGAKREGPGADEWLEVYLEKTASWVCVDVDHGVGVPQLCYRNATTPVTYVVSVDGDGFVKDLGKKYDPTWMTSSRKRRVDDDWWEETLEPFLGPEDEKDIKEDKELQKTLLNKPLPVSVAEYKNHPLYALKRHLLKYEAIYPPTATVLGYCRGEPVYSRDCVHTLHSRDTWLKEARTVRLGEEPYKMVKGFSNRSRKARMTSELKDENDLALFGEWQTEEYQPPIAVDGKVPRNDYGNVYLFKPCMLPVGCVHIRLPNLHRVARKLNIDAAPAVTGFDFHGGYSHAVTDGYIACEEHEEVLRAAWVEEQELQKQKEKEKKEKRAISNWTLLVKGLLIRERLKKRYNKKNQGLGSLAHGGDAEGFSSDEEAAEGESPGAKTASETLAMSWPQNRQAEEDGGNASGLKKKKVTKREKKGQEQHLFPFEKV; this is translated from the exons ATGGCGAGGAGGAGAGAGTGCGCAAACACGGGGGGCGACACAAAGAAACTGAAGCAGGTGCTGAAAGCGAAGAGCTGCGGGGCAAAAACAAGagcgaagaaaaaaaatgctg GTGAGGACATCAAAGATAAAGAGGAAAAGATAGAGAGGAAGGTCATCCCTAAGCCCCGCGCGCCCTCAAAGCGAGCAGCAGGAAATAAATTGTCTTCCCAATCTGACACCAGCTCTGCTGTCAATACCAGCAAATACTTTGAGTCACCCATTATGGAGGAGAATGATAGCGAAGATGACTTTGATATGGTGACCTCCCCACCACGGCTTAAGGTGAACACCAAGAAaccagagaaagaagaagaagaagaaggggaggacagtgaggaggaagatgaggatgatTGGGAAGAAGTGGAAG AGCTAGCTGAGCCGCTGGGTCCACTTGAGCCTCTAGAACCCGTCCTGCCCTCTGAGCCTGTGGAGATTGAGATCGAGACCCCAGAAGTCAGAAAGAG GCAAAAAAAGCAGGCGGAACTTGAGACGTATCTGAGGCGAATGGTGAACCGATATAAGAAGGACCTGCTGATAGACACCCACAAG GTCCACCTCATGTGCCTGATTGCCAGCGCCATGTTCCGCAACAGGTTGTGCAGTGAACCAGACCTGCTGGCCATCACTCTGTCGCTGCTGCCTGCCCACTTCACCATGGCAGCTAAGCGCATCGACCAAAACTACCTCTCTGGGCTGCTTAAATG GTTTAGAGCAACATTTACCCTCAACTCCAGTCTTCCCTGTGAAGAGGTTCCGGACCCCCAGAGGCTCCTCGAGAGGCGACTGGCAAGCCTCTCAGCCAGAAACCACGAGGAGATGACTCAC CTGTTTCTCTTGGTCCTACGCTCTCTGCAGCTTTTCTGCCGATTGGTCCTTTCTTTGCAGCCGATTCCTTTCAAAGCCCCATCAGCCAAG GCCAAAGGGGCTAGAACATCTGCTGGTGCCCCAGAAAAGAGCAACACAAGCAAGGAATCATCCAAGACAAACTCCCCTGAGCCAAAGATTTCTCCTGGCACCAAGAGACCAGCAGGAGGGAGAACGATCAAAGGAGATGTAGgaggaaagaaagcaaagaagaaagaaaaggatgaggaggaagagaaaaaagttgTAGTATCAGGGGGGCAGAGACCAAAGAATTCAAAACGCCGCAGTGTTGCCTCAAAGGTCAGCTACAAGGAAGAGAGCAACAGCGAAGGGGAGGAGGATGGAGGGCTTAGTGACGAAGATGAGTTTCAAGCCACCAGTGAGGATGACAGTGAGGATTCAGAGAGTGGGGTTAAATCTAAAAAGGGGAATAAAGGGAAAGGGAAGGCCAAGGGCACACGCAGCAGAAATACTGCAGCTCCAAAGAGAAGAAGCAGTGGAGGTAAAAAACAGGTAAAAGATGAGGAGGATGGAGActtggaagaagaagaggaagaaggaggagaaggaacAACGAGCAATGGAACAAAAAGGAGGAGTGGGGCAAAGAGAGAAGGCCCAGGTGCAGACGAGTGGTTAGAGGTGTATCTGGAGAAAACAGCTTCCTGGGTTTGCGTAGATGTGGATCACGGTGTTGGAGTTCCTCAACTCTGCTACCGGAATGCAACCACACCGGTGACATATGTGGTGTCTGTGGACGGGGACGGGTTTGTGAAAGACCTGGGAAAGAAGTATGACCCGACTTGGATGACATCATCCAGGAAGAGGCGGGTGGATGATGACTGGTGGGAGGAAACGCTTGAGCCATTCTTGGGACCCGAGGACGAGAAAGACATAAAGGAAGACAAGGAG CTCCAGAAAACTCTTCTGAACAAACCCCTGCCAGTGTCTGTAGCGGAGTATAAGAACCACCCGCTGTATGCCTTAAAGAGACACCTGCTGAAATATGAGGCCATCTATCCTCCTACAGCCACTGTGCTGGGATACTGCAGAGGGGAGCCAGTATACTCTCG GGACTGTGTGCACACCCTGCACTCCAGAGACACGTGGCTGAAAGAAGCAAGGACTGTCCGGTTAGGGGAGGAGCCATACAAG ATGGTGAAGGGCTTCTCTAATCGTTCCCGTAAGGCCAGGATGACGTCTGAGCTGAAGGATGAGAATGACCTGGCTCTGTTTGGAGAATGGCAAACTGAAGAGTACCAGCCGCCGATAGCCGTGGATGGGAAG GTCCCACGTAATGACTACGGTAATGTCTACCTGTTTAAACCCTGTATGTTGCCGGTGGGCTGTGTTCATATCAGGTTGCCCAACCTGCACCGCGTGGCCAGGAAACTGAACATTGACGCAGCGCCTGCAGTCACAGGTTTCGACTTCCATGGAGGATACTCGCACGCTGT cacTGATGGCTACATTGCGTGTGAGGAGCACGAGGAGGTCCTCAGAGCTGCGTGGGTGGAAGAACAAGAGCTTCagaaacagaaggagaaagag aaaaaagagaagagggcCATCTCCAACTGGACTCTGCTGGTCAAAGGACTCCTGATCAGAGAAAGGCTTAAAAAGCGTTACAACAAGAAGAACCAGGGATTGGGGAGCCTTGCTCATGGAGGTGACGCCGAAGGGTTTTCCTCAGATGAGGAGGCTGCTGAGGGTGAAAGTCCGGGAGCTAAGACGGCATCCGAGACTCTAGCAATGTCCTGGCCTCAGAACAGACAAGCAGAGGAGGATGGTGGAAATGCCAGCggactgaagaagaagaaagtaacAAAACGAGAGAAGAAGGGTCAAGAGCAACATTTATTCCCCTTTGAGAAAGTGTGA
- the xpc gene encoding DNA repair protein complementing XP-C cells isoform X2 has protein sequence MARRRECANTGGDTKKLKQVLKAKSCGAKTRAKKKNAGEDIKDKEEKIERKVIPKPRAPSKRAAGNKLSSQSDTSSAVNTSKYFESPIMEENDSEDDFDMVTSPPRLKVNTKKPEKEEEEEGEDSEEEDEDDWEEVEELAEPLGPLEPLEPVLPSEPVEIEIETPEVRKRQKKQAELETYLRRMVNRYKKDLLIDTHKVHLMCLIASAMFRNRLCSEPDLLAITLSLLPAHFTMAAKRIDQNYLSGLLKWFRATFTLNSSLPCEEVPDPQRLLERRLASLSARNHEEMTHLFLLVLRSLQLFCRLVLSLQPIPFKAPSAKLQKTLLNKPLPVSVAEYKNHPLYALKRHLLKYEAIYPPTATVLGYCRGEPVYSRDCVHTLHSRDTWLKEARTVRLGEEPYKMVKGFSNRSRKARMTSELKDENDLALFGEWQTEEYQPPIAVDGKVPRNDYGNVYLFKPCMLPVGCVHIRLPNLHRVARKLNIDAAPAVTGFDFHGGYSHAVTDGYIACEEHEEVLRAAWVEEQELQKQKEKEKKEKRAISNWTLLVKGLLIRERLKKRYNKKNQGLGSLAHGGDAEGFSSDEEAAEGESPGAKTASETLAMSWPQNRQAEEDGGNASGLKKKKVTKREKKGQEQHLFPFEKV, from the exons ATGGCGAGGAGGAGAGAGTGCGCAAACACGGGGGGCGACACAAAGAAACTGAAGCAGGTGCTGAAAGCGAAGAGCTGCGGGGCAAAAACAAGagcgaagaaaaaaaatgctg GTGAGGACATCAAAGATAAAGAGGAAAAGATAGAGAGGAAGGTCATCCCTAAGCCCCGCGCGCCCTCAAAGCGAGCAGCAGGAAATAAATTGTCTTCCCAATCTGACACCAGCTCTGCTGTCAATACCAGCAAATACTTTGAGTCACCCATTATGGAGGAGAATGATAGCGAAGATGACTTTGATATGGTGACCTCCCCACCACGGCTTAAGGTGAACACCAAGAAaccagagaaagaagaagaagaagaaggggaggacagtgaggaggaagatgaggatgatTGGGAAGAAGTGGAAG AGCTAGCTGAGCCGCTGGGTCCACTTGAGCCTCTAGAACCCGTCCTGCCCTCTGAGCCTGTGGAGATTGAGATCGAGACCCCAGAAGTCAGAAAGAG GCAAAAAAAGCAGGCGGAACTTGAGACGTATCTGAGGCGAATGGTGAACCGATATAAGAAGGACCTGCTGATAGACACCCACAAG GTCCACCTCATGTGCCTGATTGCCAGCGCCATGTTCCGCAACAGGTTGTGCAGTGAACCAGACCTGCTGGCCATCACTCTGTCGCTGCTGCCTGCCCACTTCACCATGGCAGCTAAGCGCATCGACCAAAACTACCTCTCTGGGCTGCTTAAATG GTTTAGAGCAACATTTACCCTCAACTCCAGTCTTCCCTGTGAAGAGGTTCCGGACCCCCAGAGGCTCCTCGAGAGGCGACTGGCAAGCCTCTCAGCCAGAAACCACGAGGAGATGACTCAC CTGTTTCTCTTGGTCCTACGCTCTCTGCAGCTTTTCTGCCGATTGGTCCTTTCTTTGCAGCCGATTCCTTTCAAAGCCCCATCAGCCAAG CTCCAGAAAACTCTTCTGAACAAACCCCTGCCAGTGTCTGTAGCGGAGTATAAGAACCACCCGCTGTATGCCTTAAAGAGACACCTGCTGAAATATGAGGCCATCTATCCTCCTACAGCCACTGTGCTGGGATACTGCAGAGGGGAGCCAGTATACTCTCG GGACTGTGTGCACACCCTGCACTCCAGAGACACGTGGCTGAAAGAAGCAAGGACTGTCCGGTTAGGGGAGGAGCCATACAAG ATGGTGAAGGGCTTCTCTAATCGTTCCCGTAAGGCCAGGATGACGTCTGAGCTGAAGGATGAGAATGACCTGGCTCTGTTTGGAGAATGGCAAACTGAAGAGTACCAGCCGCCGATAGCCGTGGATGGGAAG GTCCCACGTAATGACTACGGTAATGTCTACCTGTTTAAACCCTGTATGTTGCCGGTGGGCTGTGTTCATATCAGGTTGCCCAACCTGCACCGCGTGGCCAGGAAACTGAACATTGACGCAGCGCCTGCAGTCACAGGTTTCGACTTCCATGGAGGATACTCGCACGCTGT cacTGATGGCTACATTGCGTGTGAGGAGCACGAGGAGGTCCTCAGAGCTGCGTGGGTGGAAGAACAAGAGCTTCagaaacagaaggagaaagag aaaaaagagaagagggcCATCTCCAACTGGACTCTGCTGGTCAAAGGACTCCTGATCAGAGAAAGGCTTAAAAAGCGTTACAACAAGAAGAACCAGGGATTGGGGAGCCTTGCTCATGGAGGTGACGCCGAAGGGTTTTCCTCAGATGAGGAGGCTGCTGAGGGTGAAAGTCCGGGAGCTAAGACGGCATCCGAGACTCTAGCAATGTCCTGGCCTCAGAACAGACAAGCAGAGGAGGATGGTGGAAATGCCAGCggactgaagaagaagaaagtaacAAAACGAGAGAAGAAGGGTCAAGAGCAACATTTATTCCCCTTTGAGAAAGTGTGA